From a region of the Rhodococcus sp. 4CII genome:
- a CDS encoding 2-hydroxyacid dehydrogenase produces the protein MKVVVGDRNLLPHRDLFESGLPSGAAVSWHRTFEEAAIVADLSDADVYVGGRFTAAMAAAAPKLRLLHVAGAGTDKVEFAALPADTVVANTFHHEDSIAEYIVSAALMLRRGFLSQDRALRGDRWATSVYDDGLAQSRSMRGARVGFVGFGHIGSRAWNLLRAFGADGCAVTGRGTVDAAAEGIEWAGDNASLTRLMSESDVVVVSAPLNDHTHGMIGAAELRALGPDGVLINVGRGPLVQERPLFDALAARGIAAAAIDVWYSYPDAGGAGAPSALPFRDLPNVLMTPHSSGVTDHTFVGRVGDITDNIRRLDTGRTVLRVVRPRTV, from the coding sequence ATGAAGGTCGTCGTCGGCGACCGGAACCTGCTGCCGCACCGCGACCTGTTCGAATCCGGGCTGCCGTCCGGAGCCGCGGTGTCCTGGCATCGGACGTTCGAGGAGGCGGCGATCGTCGCCGACCTGAGCGACGCCGACGTGTACGTGGGCGGCCGGTTCACCGCCGCGATGGCCGCGGCCGCGCCGAAACTCCGCCTCCTGCACGTGGCGGGCGCGGGCACGGACAAGGTGGAATTCGCCGCCCTCCCCGCCGACACCGTGGTGGCCAACACTTTTCACCACGAGGATTCCATCGCCGAGTACATCGTGTCGGCGGCGCTGATGCTGCGCCGCGGGTTCCTGAGTCAGGATCGTGCGCTGCGCGGTGACCGGTGGGCCACCTCGGTGTACGACGACGGCCTCGCGCAGTCCCGGTCGATGCGCGGTGCCCGCGTCGGATTCGTCGGCTTCGGCCACATCGGCAGTCGGGCGTGGAACCTGCTGCGCGCCTTCGGTGCCGACGGCTGCGCCGTGACCGGTCGCGGCACCGTCGACGCCGCCGCCGAGGGGATCGAGTGGGCGGGGGACAACGCGTCGCTCACCCGCCTGATGTCGGAATCCGACGTGGTGGTGGTGTCGGCACCGCTCAACGACCACACCCACGGCATGATCGGCGCCGCGGAACTCCGGGCGCTCGGGCCCGACGGCGTCCTGATCAACGTCGGACGCGGACCGCTCGTGCAGGAACGGCCGCTCTTCGACGCGCTGGCCGCGCGCGGCATCGCAGCCGCGGCCATCGACGTGTGGTACTCGTACCCCGATGCCGGCGGGGCCGGTGCGCCCAGTGCGCTGCCCTTCCGCGACCTGCCGAACGTCCTGATGACGCCGCACTCGTCGGGCGTCACCGACCACACGTTCGTCGGACGGGTCGGCGACATCACCGACAACATCCGCCGGCTCGACACGGGGCGGACGGTCCTGCGGGTGGTCCGCCCCAGGACCGTCTGA
- a CDS encoding ABC transporter ATP-binding protein: MSESILQVRDLTKTFKVPANKAGKNQLRALDGIDLDLARGETLGLVGESGCGKSTLARTLMMLERPDSGSVTWDGLDPFSLKGKDLLALRRRVQMVFQDPYASLNSRMSAADIIAEPWRTHKTMYKTSRDRAARVRELLHLVGLRPSDEHRYPQEFSGGQRQRLGIARALALNPSVVVCDEPVSALDLSVQAQVLNLLNDLQKQLGISYVFISHDLSVVRHVADRVAVMYLGRIVETGATDAVFDRPAHPYTEALMSAAPKLDAGSRGRRIILDGEVPSPLNPPSGCRFRTRCAHVSDICASIVPPAAVDERENGHVAECHHPRRPVALGVPATVG; encoded by the coding sequence ATGTCCGAGTCGATTCTGCAGGTGCGGGACCTCACCAAGACGTTCAAGGTGCCCGCGAACAAGGCGGGCAAGAATCAGCTGCGCGCGCTCGACGGCATCGACCTCGACCTGGCCCGCGGCGAGACCCTCGGACTCGTCGGCGAATCGGGTTGTGGCAAGTCCACTCTCGCCCGCACACTGATGATGCTCGAGCGGCCCGACTCCGGTTCGGTGACGTGGGACGGTCTCGACCCGTTCTCCCTGAAGGGCAAGGATCTGCTGGCCCTGCGCCGCCGGGTGCAGATGGTGTTCCAGGACCCTTACGCGTCGCTGAACTCCCGGATGTCGGCGGCCGACATCATCGCCGAGCCGTGGCGCACCCACAAGACGATGTACAAGACGAGCCGCGACCGGGCGGCCCGGGTGCGCGAACTTTTGCACCTGGTGGGTCTGCGGCCCAGCGACGAGCACCGGTACCCGCAGGAGTTCTCCGGCGGCCAGCGTCAGCGTCTCGGCATCGCCCGCGCGCTGGCGTTGAACCCGAGCGTCGTCGTCTGCGACGAACCCGTGTCGGCGCTCGACCTGTCGGTTCAGGCGCAGGTGCTCAACCTGCTCAACGACCTGCAAAAACAACTCGGCATCTCGTACGTGTTCATCTCCCACGACCTGTCCGTGGTCCGGCACGTCGCCGACCGCGTCGCCGTGATGTATCTCGGCCGGATCGTGGAAACGGGTGCGACGGACGCCGTGTTCGACCGCCCCGCCCATCCGTACACCGAGGCGTTGATGTCGGCGGCGCCGAAACTGGACGCCGGATCCCGGGGCAGGCGCATCATCCTCGACGGTGAGGTGCCCTCCCCGCTGAACCCGCCGTCGGGTTGCCGGTTCCGCACCCGCTGCGCCCATGTTTCGGACATCTGCGCGAGCATCGTTCCGCCGGCGGCGGTCGACGAGCGCGAGAACGGCCACGTCGCCGAATGCCACCACCCACGACGTCCGGTCGCACTCGGCGTCCCGGCCACGGTCGGGTGA
- a CDS encoding amidohydrolase, translated as MSIDPHLLAAIDELGPRYAALSDAIWDNPELRWEEHASVDAQIAVAESEGFAITRSVAGIPTAFSAEAGSGAPVIAIVGEYDALAGLSQKAGSAVPEPDPGNESGNGQGCGHHLLGGGSLLAATAVKRYLEANGLPGTVRYYGCPAEEAAAGKTFMVKEGGFADVDAAVSWHPGDTTTVQRIRTLAYIQAYVRFTGIAAHAGVSPERGRSALDALELMNVGTNFLREHMPSDCRIHYAILDTGGRSPNVVQATAEAYYLVRSPDVAGMRELFARVTKIAEGAALMTETSVEIEIDGGCSDILPNVVLEDSMQERLRELGPVPFDAGDLTSAEAFVTKTASGRTASTLGGEIEGDGSALHTGIATFDARTPRPTMTGSSDLGDVSWVTPLVQCATACVGVGTAAHSWQMVAQGKLPAAHKGMIHAAKLMAATAVDLLTDAELLASARKEFTTRISETPYDSPLPGDIVAPPLRGAVVAP; from the coding sequence GTGTCAATCGATCCACATCTCCTCGCTGCCATCGACGAGCTCGGCCCGCGGTACGCCGCCCTGAGCGACGCCATCTGGGACAACCCCGAATTGCGGTGGGAAGAACACGCCTCCGTCGACGCGCAGATCGCCGTCGCCGAATCCGAGGGTTTCGCGATCACCCGGTCGGTCGCCGGTATCCCGACCGCGTTCAGCGCCGAGGCCGGCAGCGGAGCGCCGGTGATCGCGATCGTCGGCGAGTACGACGCCCTCGCCGGACTGAGCCAGAAGGCGGGAAGCGCGGTGCCCGAACCTGATCCCGGCAACGAGTCCGGAAACGGGCAGGGCTGCGGGCACCACCTTCTGGGCGGCGGTTCGCTCCTCGCCGCGACCGCGGTCAAGCGTTACCTCGAGGCGAACGGGCTCCCCGGAACCGTCCGCTACTACGGCTGTCCGGCGGAAGAGGCGGCAGCGGGAAAGACGTTCATGGTCAAGGAGGGTGGATTCGCCGACGTCGACGCCGCGGTGTCGTGGCACCCCGGTGACACCACCACCGTGCAACGAATCCGGACGCTCGCCTACATCCAGGCATACGTCCGGTTCACCGGCATCGCCGCGCACGCCGGGGTGTCCCCCGAACGGGGGCGCAGCGCACTCGACGCCCTCGAACTGATGAACGTGGGCACCAACTTCCTGCGGGAGCACATGCCGTCGGACTGCCGGATCCACTACGCGATCCTCGACACCGGCGGCCGCTCACCCAACGTCGTCCAGGCGACCGCCGAGGCGTACTACCTGGTGCGGTCGCCCGACGTGGCCGGCATGCGCGAGTTGTTCGCCCGGGTGACGAAGATCGCCGAGGGTGCCGCGCTGATGACCGAGACGTCCGTCGAGATCGAGATCGACGGCGGCTGCTCCGACATCCTGCCCAACGTCGTGCTCGAGGATTCGATGCAGGAGCGGCTCCGCGAACTCGGGCCGGTTCCCTTCGACGCCGGCGACCTCACGTCCGCGGAAGCGTTCGTCACGAAGACGGCGTCGGGGCGCACGGCGAGCACGCTCGGCGGCGAAATCGAGGGCGACGGCAGCGCTCTGCACACCGGGATCGCCACGTTCGACGCGCGCACGCCGCGGCCGACGATGACCGGTTCCAGCGACCTCGGCGACGTCAGCTGGGTGACGCCGCTCGTGCAGTGCGCCACCGCGTGCGTCGGTGTCGGCACCGCCGCCCACTCGTGGCAGATGGTCGCTCAGGGCAAGCTTCCCGCCGCGCACAAGGGGATGATCCACGCCGCCAAGCTCATGGCCGCGACCGCGGTCGACCTCTTGACGGACGCCGAACTGCTGGCCTCGGCGCGCAAGGAGTTCACCACCCGCATCTCCGAGACCCCGTACGACTCACCGCTTCCCGGTGACATCGTCGCCCCGCCCCTGCGCGGCGCAGTCGTCGCTCCGTGA
- a CDS encoding Lrp/AsnC family transcriptional regulator has product MQDYEPDDVDFALMHALQIEPRASWKALAPILAVDPVTLSRRYQRLRDAGLIWITGYDAGVPGRGALIEIDCAPGQSVGTAQALADDPLVSGIDFTAGGRDLLLTLMAQDSADTSRFLLHRLGEYPAIRRARTHLITEVLFEAGNWRLRTLSPAQAAQVPGARAPRPRAARTVSPALKRVIHHELGLDGRAPATAIAERTGVSNQRITDAIATMRRDGSLRLRTDIARAYSEWPIYAWYFMQVPAPLVERLRTSLGRIEEVRLAVLVASEYNLIMAVWLRTLNDVHRFELLLEKLLPGARVADRSVVMQIGKHLGHILDEKGRATGPVVSMTPPTES; this is encoded by the coding sequence ATGCAGGATTACGAGCCAGATGATGTCGATTTCGCACTCATGCATGCATTGCAGATCGAACCGCGGGCATCCTGGAAGGCGCTGGCACCGATCCTCGCCGTCGATCCGGTGACGCTGTCGCGGCGGTATCAACGGCTCCGTGACGCCGGTCTGATCTGGATCACCGGATACGACGCCGGGGTGCCGGGGCGCGGCGCCCTGATCGAAATCGACTGCGCACCCGGTCAATCCGTCGGCACCGCACAGGCGCTGGCGGACGATCCCCTGGTCTCCGGCATCGACTTCACCGCGGGTGGACGCGACCTCCTGCTCACGTTGATGGCGCAGGATTCAGCGGACACCTCGCGATTTCTGCTGCACCGGCTCGGGGAGTACCCGGCGATCCGGCGGGCCCGCACCCACCTCATCACCGAGGTGCTGTTCGAGGCCGGGAATTGGCGGTTGCGCACCCTGTCCCCGGCGCAGGCCGCGCAGGTTCCCGGTGCCAGAGCGCCGCGCCCCCGCGCCGCGCGGACGGTCTCCCCCGCCCTGAAACGCGTGATCCACCACGAACTCGGCCTCGACGGCCGCGCACCGGCCACGGCGATCGCCGAGCGCACCGGCGTCAGCAACCAGCGCATCACCGACGCGATCGCGACGATGCGGCGGGACGGTTCCCTCCGGCTGCGCACCGACATCGCCCGGGCGTACTCCGAGTGGCCGATCTACGCGTGGTACTTCATGCAGGTTCCCGCTCCGCTGGTCGAGCGGCTGCGAACCTCGCTCGGCAGGATCGAGGAGGTGCGATTGGCGGTGCTCGTGGCCAGCGAATACAACCTCATCATGGCGGTGTGGTTGCGCACCCTGAACGACGTCCACCGGTTCGAACTACTTCTCGAGAAGCTCCTGCCCGGAGCCCGGGTGGCGGATCGATCGGTGGTCATGCAGATCGGGAAACATCTGGGACACATCCTGGACGAGAAGGGCCGCGCCACGGGTCCTGTCGTGTCCATGACGCCGCCGACCGAGAGTTGA
- a CDS encoding sulfite exporter TauE/SafE family protein — MSGAGFAIIASAVFLASCMQASIGFGMGMLAAPVVALVDPSLLPGTLIMTATVVTVMVVWREREALDLAGTGWALAGRVPGTIAGALLLVSLPERGLSLLLAAVVLAGVVFAWLGWAPPPRRRNLAVAGAASGLLGTATSIGGPPMALVMQGSKGAQLRGNMSAFFLVGSSLSVAVLAVTGSVHRESAVAFLMLIPATVLGYVASRFVNRHLDAARLRRASIAVSCVGAVMLIGQQLL; from the coding sequence GTGAGCGGGGCCGGGTTCGCGATCATCGCGTCGGCGGTGTTCCTCGCGTCCTGCATGCAGGCGTCGATCGGGTTCGGGATGGGCATGCTCGCGGCACCCGTCGTCGCGCTGGTCGATCCGAGCCTGCTGCCGGGCACGCTGATCATGACGGCGACGGTCGTCACCGTGATGGTGGTGTGGCGGGAGCGCGAAGCGCTGGATCTGGCCGGCACCGGGTGGGCCCTCGCCGGCCGGGTGCCGGGCACGATCGCGGGGGCGTTGCTCCTGGTGTCGTTGCCGGAACGCGGGCTGTCGCTGCTGCTCGCGGCCGTGGTGCTGGCGGGGGTGGTGTTCGCGTGGCTGGGCTGGGCACCGCCGCCCCGACGCCGGAACCTCGCGGTCGCGGGCGCGGCGTCGGGTCTGCTGGGCACGGCGACGTCGATCGGCGGTCCGCCGATGGCGCTGGTGATGCAGGGGTCGAAGGGCGCCCAACTGCGCGGCAACATGAGCGCTTTCTTCCTGGTGGGCTCGTCGCTGTCGGTTGCCGTTCTCGCCGTCACCGGGTCGGTGCATCGCGAGTCGGCGGTGGCGTTCCTGATGCTGATCCCGGCGACGGTGCTCGGCTACGTGGCGTCACGGTTCGTGAACCGCCACCTGGACGCGGCCCGCCTGCGCCGGGCGTCCATCGCCGTGTCCTGTGTGGGCGCGGTGATGCTGATCGGACAACAACTTTTGTGA
- a CDS encoding L-serine ammonia-lyase: MSAYVSLTDLFSLGIGPSSSHTVGPMRAVADFVDGLHASGRLGHVGSVECVLYGALAATGIGHGTPDAVVAGWAGARPETCDPAEVRGAWRRLGDGATVLLGGRHPVVVRERDVVFAPLTRMPLHTNALRLRAFDADRGAVADRVYYSVGGGFVVLEDAEPVIDDRPAVPFPFTTAGELLTICDETGMSIADVADANEAALIGAARIPEAADRIWSAMVSCIDAGVSTEGRLPGGLDVARRAPGLFRRLGSGGHDAIDWLQTYAMAVNEENAAGGRVVTAPTNGAAGIVPAVGRYYEQFLADGRPDIRAFLLTATAIGSLVKANASISGAEAGCQGEVGSACAMAAGALCAVLGGRPAQVEYAAEIAMEHHLGLTCDPVGGLVQIPCIERNGIAAVTALSAARMALGSDGNQVVSLDTVIETMRQTGLDMSAKYKETSTGGLALNVVIC; encoded by the coding sequence ATGAGCGCGTACGTCTCCCTGACGGATCTCTTCTCGCTCGGCATCGGTCCCAGCAGTTCGCACACCGTCGGCCCGATGCGCGCGGTAGCGGATTTCGTCGACGGACTGCACGCGTCCGGTCGGCTCGGCCATGTCGGCAGCGTCGAATGCGTTCTCTACGGCGCCCTGGCGGCGACCGGCATCGGCCACGGAACACCTGATGCCGTCGTCGCCGGGTGGGCCGGCGCCCGGCCGGAGACGTGCGACCCCGCCGAGGTCCGGGGCGCGTGGCGACGGCTCGGCGACGGGGCCACCGTCCTTCTCGGTGGGCGGCACCCGGTGGTCGTGCGGGAACGCGACGTCGTGTTCGCGCCGCTGACCCGGATGCCGTTGCACACCAATGCCTTGCGGCTGCGGGCGTTCGACGCGGACCGTGGTGCCGTCGCCGACCGGGTGTACTACTCGGTCGGCGGCGGGTTCGTCGTCCTGGAGGATGCCGAGCCCGTGATCGACGACCGGCCCGCTGTTCCGTTCCCGTTCACGACCGCGGGTGAACTGCTGACGATCTGCGACGAGACCGGGATGAGCATCGCCGACGTCGCGGACGCGAACGAGGCAGCGCTGATCGGCGCCGCGCGGATTCCGGAGGCGGCCGACCGCATCTGGTCGGCCATGGTGTCGTGCATCGACGCCGGGGTGTCCACCGAGGGCCGGTTGCCGGGCGGACTGGACGTCGCGAGGCGGGCTCCCGGCCTGTTCCGGCGGCTCGGATCCGGGGGCCACGATGCGATCGACTGGCTGCAGACGTACGCGATGGCCGTCAACGAGGAGAACGCCGCCGGCGGACGCGTCGTCACCGCACCCACCAACGGGGCCGCCGGGATCGTCCCCGCCGTCGGCCGGTACTACGAGCAGTTCCTCGCCGACGGCAGACCGGACATCCGCGCGTTCCTGCTCACCGCCACGGCGATCGGATCGCTGGTCAAGGCGAACGCCTCCATCTCGGGAGCGGAGGCGGGCTGTCAGGGCGAGGTCGGATCGGCGTGCGCCATGGCGGCCGGGGCCCTGTGCGCGGTGCTCGGCGGGCGGCCGGCGCAAGTGGAGTACGCCGCCGAGATCGCGATGGAACACCACCTCGGGCTCACGTGCGATCCCGTCGGCGGGCTCGTGCAGATCCCCTGCATCGAGCGCAACGGCATCGCGGCGGTCACGGCACTGAGCGCGGCCCGGATGGCGCTGGGCAGCGACGGCAACCAAGTCGTCTCCCTCGACACCGTCATCGAGACGATGCGGCAGACGGGCCTCGACATGTCCGCCAAATACAAGGAGACATCCACGGGCGGTCTCGCGCTGAATGTCGTGATCTGCTGA
- a CDS encoding amidohydrolase, translated as MTLATSAGDTTDARTESLKGTAAQVLRNHEAGLLELSHRIHDAPEIAFEEHRAAALVGQALRDAGFDTTVGVYGLDTAVEAIYGSGDLTVAICAEYDALPEVGHACGHNMIAAAGVGAALALAAVADDAGLRIKLLGTPAEEHGGGKIPMLEAGAWEDATLSLMVHGASGTDMPCASLWMQAVDRFEVTFTGRAAHAAGAPEHGINAGAAATIALNALGLVRQQFRAKTRVNAFVSHGGEVTNIIPARTVVQVEVRAPEIEEWREVKERVLACFEAGALATGCEWDYAATEPPYAPMVQNPVLAAIWDRNLQATGRELTSASLGGGSSDMGNVSQVMPAIHPAIAVLGSTAVPHNADFADAAATPAADAAILDGATALAWTVLDVALDPEVRGELLRLQAERPAGFTQTANWA; from the coding sequence ATGACTCTCGCCACCTCCGCAGGCGACACCACCGACGCGCGTACCGAATCGCTGAAGGGGACTGCGGCGCAGGTACTCCGGAACCACGAGGCCGGCCTGCTCGAACTCAGCCACCGCATCCACGACGCGCCCGAGATCGCGTTCGAGGAGCATCGCGCCGCCGCGCTCGTCGGCCAGGCACTCCGAGACGCCGGCTTCGACACCACCGTCGGGGTGTACGGGCTCGACACGGCCGTCGAAGCGATCTACGGCAGCGGCGACCTCACCGTCGCGATCTGCGCCGAGTACGACGCGCTGCCCGAGGTCGGACACGCGTGCGGGCACAACATGATCGCCGCCGCCGGTGTCGGCGCGGCCCTCGCGCTCGCGGCGGTCGCGGACGACGCCGGTCTCCGGATCAAACTCCTCGGCACACCCGCCGAGGAGCACGGCGGCGGCAAGATCCCCATGCTCGAAGCCGGTGCGTGGGAGGATGCCACGCTGTCCCTGATGGTCCACGGGGCGTCGGGAACGGACATGCCGTGCGCCTCGCTGTGGATGCAGGCGGTCGACCGGTTCGAGGTCACGTTCACCGGCCGCGCCGCCCATGCCGCCGGCGCCCCCGAGCACGGGATCAACGCCGGTGCCGCCGCGACGATCGCACTGAACGCCCTCGGGCTGGTCCGTCAGCAGTTCCGGGCGAAGACACGCGTCAACGCGTTCGTGTCGCACGGCGGTGAGGTCACCAACATCATCCCGGCCCGGACTGTCGTGCAGGTCGAGGTGCGCGCACCCGAGATCGAGGAATGGCGCGAGGTGAAGGAACGCGTCCTCGCCTGCTTCGAGGCGGGCGCACTCGCGACCGGCTGCGAATGGGACTACGCGGCAACGGAACCGCCGTACGCGCCGATGGTCCAGAACCCGGTGCTCGCGGCGATCTGGGACCGGAACCTGCAGGCCACCGGTCGCGAGCTGACGTCCGCCTCGCTGGGCGGCGGTTCCAGCGACATGGGCAACGTGTCCCAGGTGATGCCGGCCATCCATCCGGCGATCGCCGTCCTCGGCAGCACCGCCGTCCCGCACAACGCCGACTTCGCCGACGCCGCGGCCACTCCCGCGGCCGACGCGGCGATCCTGGACGGCGCGACAGCCCTCGCGTGGACGGTCCTCGACGTCGCGCTCGATCCCGAGGTCCGCGGTGAGCTGCTGCGCCTGCAAGCGGAACGGCCCGCGGGATTCACGCAGACCGCGAACTGGGCATGA
- a CDS encoding MFS transporter, with translation MSSSRHIRGGDAATAAVGFLVVMEFASGLLQGWFSPLLPAIGERFDASPAALNWVSAMYLLGTAACVPLIAKLGDLFGHKRLLVVATASVALGSFVVALAPSFAWLLVGRALQAPLAAFLPLEFAIVRDRNAATAGRSIGRLVGSLTLGAAVGGLLSGFLLDSVIDDVKVVLLVPAVLMTICLAVVYFLVPETTVRKAGTVDWAGAVLLTVGLLGVLGGVSNASTWGWTSALTWAAVGAGTVVLVLWVFVERRVQHPLVDLEVIGGGMRIPMLMALLFGAQLFGVQTPSALFLRATPVTNGYGMGVTASITGLILALFALAMFVGAAASDRLARSALTVPGSLALGAALAAVAYVLMIFVPGTPVTFALWLVVAGLGGGVVVGVLPTVIVQQAPPDSVGIASGLYNTSRTAAGAVAGAVFALLMSSMVTPSLTAGGKQIPSLGAYHVVWGVCAALCVATALLARKLRTPTPVTENGTSPIAGDEQVRA, from the coding sequence ATGAGTTCTTCGCGCCACATCCGGGGAGGCGACGCTGCCACGGCAGCGGTCGGATTCCTCGTGGTCATGGAGTTCGCCAGCGGTCTGTTGCAGGGGTGGTTCTCCCCGCTGCTCCCCGCCATCGGCGAACGCTTCGACGCGTCGCCCGCAGCCTTGAACTGGGTGAGCGCGATGTATCTACTGGGAACGGCTGCCTGCGTCCCGCTGATCGCGAAACTCGGTGATCTCTTCGGGCACAAGCGTCTTCTCGTCGTCGCCACCGCGTCCGTAGCGCTCGGTTCGTTCGTCGTGGCGCTGGCGCCCTCGTTCGCCTGGCTGCTCGTGGGCCGGGCCCTGCAGGCACCCCTCGCGGCGTTCCTTCCGCTCGAGTTCGCGATCGTGCGGGACCGCAACGCCGCCACGGCGGGCCGGAGCATCGGCCGCCTCGTCGGGTCGCTGACGCTGGGCGCTGCCGTCGGCGGTCTGCTGTCCGGGTTCCTGCTGGACTCCGTGATCGACGACGTGAAGGTCGTGCTGCTCGTTCCCGCCGTCCTCATGACGATCTGCCTGGCAGTGGTGTACTTCCTCGTCCCGGAAACGACGGTACGCAAGGCGGGCACCGTCGACTGGGCGGGTGCGGTTCTGCTCACGGTGGGTCTGCTCGGCGTGCTGGGCGGGGTGTCCAACGCGAGCACCTGGGGTTGGACGAGCGCCCTGACGTGGGCGGCCGTCGGCGCCGGGACCGTGGTTCTCGTCCTGTGGGTGTTCGTGGAACGACGAGTCCAGCACCCCCTCGTGGATCTCGAGGTCATCGGAGGAGGGATGCGGATACCGATGTTGATGGCGTTGCTCTTCGGCGCCCAGTTGTTCGGCGTCCAGACCCCCAGCGCCCTGTTCCTCCGTGCCACCCCGGTGACCAACGGCTACGGGATGGGCGTCACCGCGTCGATCACCGGTCTGATCCTGGCGCTGTTCGCGCTCGCCATGTTCGTCGGCGCGGCGGCGAGCGACCGGCTCGCCCGATCGGCGCTCACCGTGCCCGGATCCCTCGCACTGGGCGCGGCCCTGGCGGCCGTCGCCTACGTGCTGATGATCTTCGTACCGGGGACCCCGGTGACCTTCGCCCTGTGGCTGGTCGTCGCGGGACTGGGCGGCGGCGTGGTGGTCGGGGTGCTGCCCACCGTCATCGTGCAGCAGGCCCCGCCGGATTCGGTCGGCATCGCGTCCGGCCTCTACAACACGTCCCGGACCGCCGCGGGCGCGGTGGCCGGCGCCGTGTTCGCCCTCCTGATGTCGTCGATGGTGACCCCGTCGCTGACCGCCGGCGGCAAGCAGATCCCGTCGCTGGGTGCGTATCACGTGGTGTGGGGAGTGTGCGCGGCGCTGTGCGTCGCCACGGCCCTCCTGGCGCGGAAACTGCGGACACCCACGCCGGTCACCGAAAACGGCACCTCGCCGATTGCCGGCGACGAGCAAGTGCGCGCCTGA
- the gudD gene encoding glucarate dehydratase — protein sequence MSTSSTPVVTDMRVIPIAGHDSMLLNLSGAHAPYFTRNLVILTDSDGNTGVGEVPGGEPIRRTLEDARAIVTGRSIGEYNGVLADLRRAFADRDAAGRGNQTFDLRIAIHAVTAVESALLDVLGQHLGVPVAALLGDGQQREKVQALGYLFFVGDRNKTDLDYQSGEGESDDWLRLRHEEALTPDAVVRLAEAAHARYGFADFKLKGGVLAPRDEAAAVTALAERFPDARVTLDPNGGWLLSEAIETCRGLKDVLAYAEDPVGPEGSFSGREVMSEFKRATGLPTATNMIATDWREMGHTIRSGAVDIPLADPHFWTMNGSVRVAQLCDAWGLTWGSHSNNHFDVSLAMFTHVAAAAPGDITAIDTHWIWQDGQRITKAPYEIDGGYLTVPTTPGLGVELDMDRVEAAHELYRQKGLGARDDSVGMQFLVPNWTFDSKKPALVRA from the coding sequence ATGAGTACATCGAGCACCCCGGTGGTCACCGACATGCGCGTGATCCCGATCGCGGGCCACGACAGCATGCTCCTGAACCTGTCCGGCGCGCATGCCCCCTACTTCACCCGGAACCTGGTGATCCTCACCGACTCCGACGGCAACACCGGTGTCGGTGAGGTGCCCGGCGGTGAGCCGATCCGCCGCACGCTCGAGGACGCCCGCGCGATCGTGACCGGGCGCAGCATCGGCGAGTACAACGGCGTGCTCGCCGACCTGCGCCGCGCGTTCGCCGACCGGGACGCCGCCGGCCGCGGAAACCAGACGTTCGACCTCCGGATCGCGATCCACGCGGTCACCGCGGTCGAGTCGGCGCTCCTCGATGTTCTCGGGCAGCACCTCGGCGTCCCCGTCGCGGCCCTCCTGGGCGACGGACAGCAGCGTGAGAAGGTGCAGGCACTCGGCTACCTGTTCTTCGTCGGCGACCGCAACAAGACCGACCTCGACTACCAGTCGGGCGAAGGGGAGTCGGACGACTGGCTGCGCCTGCGGCACGAGGAGGCCCTCACCCCCGACGCCGTCGTACGACTCGCGGAGGCAGCGCACGCCCGGTACGGATTCGCGGACTTCAAGCTCAAGGGCGGTGTGCTCGCACCCCGCGACGAGGCGGCCGCGGTCACGGCACTGGCCGAACGGTTCCCCGACGCCCGGGTCACCCTCGACCCGAACGGCGGCTGGCTGCTGTCCGAGGCCATCGAGACGTGCCGCGGCCTGAAAGACGTGCTCGCCTATGCCGAAGACCCCGTCGGTCCCGAGGGCAGCTTCTCCGGCCGCGAGGTGATGAGCGAGTTCAAGCGCGCCACCGGACTGCCCACGGCCACCAACATGATCGCCACCGATTGGCGCGAGATGGGGCACACCATCCGCTCCGGCGCCGTCGACATCCCGCTCGCCGATCCGCACTTCTGGACGATGAACGGATCCGTCCGGGTCGCGCAGCTGTGCGACGCGTGGGGCCTCACGTGGGGTTCGCATTCCAACAACCACTTCGACGTGTCCCTCGCCATGTTCACCCACGTCGCGGCCGCGGCGCCCGGCGACATCACCGCCATCGACACGCACTGGATCTGGCAGGACGGTCAGCGGATCACGAAGGCGCCCTACGAGATCGACGGTGGCTACCTCACGGTGCCGACGACGCCGGGTCTCGGTGTGGAACTCGACATGGACCGCGTCGAGGCCGCCCACGAACTGTATCGGCAGAAGGGGCTCGGCGCCCGCGACGATTCGGTCGGCATGCAGTTCCTGGTGCCGAACTGGACGTTCGACAGCAAGAAGCCCGCGCTGGTGCGCGCCTGA